One Peterkaempfera bronchialis DNA window includes the following coding sequences:
- a CDS encoding GNAT family N-acetyltransferase: MASTFPETAISTDRLLLRPFEEEDVPALVEMMNDELVRCWTAVPDPYTEHHARTWLRSTAPENRARGHGIAFAVTEDLTQRMVGVIHLQGTDWRLRSTEAGLVIAPWARGEGYAPEALLGVAQWLFEDQRFERLELRTAAGNSAAQQVAQKAGCISEGVLRSATIVRGGEPGGGGAETRTDLIVWSLLPEDLEIPAVRTPGSLGLADDRYASWV; the protein is encoded by the coding sequence ATGGCATCCACCTTCCCCGAGACCGCCATCAGCACCGACCGGCTGCTGCTGCGCCCCTTCGAGGAGGAGGACGTCCCCGCCCTGGTGGAGATGATGAACGACGAGCTGGTCCGCTGCTGGACCGCCGTCCCCGACCCTTACACCGAGCACCACGCCCGCACCTGGCTGCGCTCCACCGCCCCCGAGAACCGGGCGCGCGGCCATGGCATCGCCTTCGCCGTCACCGAGGACCTCACCCAGCGCATGGTCGGCGTCATCCACCTCCAGGGCACCGACTGGCGGCTGCGCTCCACCGAGGCAGGACTGGTCATCGCCCCCTGGGCGCGCGGCGAGGGCTACGCCCCCGAGGCGCTGCTCGGCGTCGCCCAGTGGCTCTTCGAGGACCAGCGGTTCGAACGGCTGGAGCTGCGCACCGCCGCAGGCAACTCCGCCGCCCAGCAGGTCGCCCAGAAGGCGGGCTGCATCAGCGAGGGGGTGCTGCGCAGCGCCACGATAGTGCGGGGCGGCGAACCGGGCGGCGGGGGCGCCGAGACCCGTACCGACCTGATCGTCTGGAGCCTGCTCCCGGAGGACCTGGAGATCCCGGCCGTCCGCACCCCCGGCAGCCTGGGCCTGGCCGACGACCGGTACGCCAGCTGGGTCTGA